A single genomic interval of Bacillota bacterium harbors:
- the spoIIIAE gene encoding stage III sporulation protein AE has product MMRLRRTRAGLTAAMAFATCLAVALFPVNASGEAYPDPLMGVLDDTLSIVNTEELERFVEGVDRDTAEYLPRLDIREIMSNNGAGILDVDSIARGAAGFFVREVRANLRLLGELILVAVAAAVLTTLGAGFGEEGPAMAGWAVCYMVMVIIGVNSFRIASGIGLGAVDQMMSFMYAIIPALTGLVAASGGVGTAAIVSPAIMAATATVGTVVQSTIIPLILLSAALALAGNVTGRGHVSKLAGLLRSWALLVLGLLATVFVAVTGMRGGLASVSDAASAKAVKFLSGSFVPVVGKIFGDAIDLVATSSLVLKGVIGLFGLVTLGVVCLFPVIKMAVIMFMFRIGAALVQPLGDSRISDCLSEMADALSALCVSVATVGLMFFISIALVVGLGGVVVMGR; this is encoded by the coding sequence ATGATGCGCCTACGCAGAACGCGTGCCGGGCTGACGGCGGCCATGGCTTTCGCGACTTGCCTCGCCGTGGCGCTGTTTCCGGTGAATGCTTCTGGAGAGGCGTATCCCGATCCACTCATGGGGGTCCTCGACGACACCCTATCGATCGTGAACACGGAGGAACTGGAGAGGTTCGTGGAGGGTGTGGACCGCGATACAGCGGAGTACCTCCCGCGGCTTGACATAAGAGAGATTATGTCAAATAACGGTGCCGGCATTCTGGATGTGGACTCCATCGCCCGCGGTGCTGCGGGCTTCTTCGTCCGTGAGGTCAGGGCGAATCTGAGGCTTCTGGGTGAGCTGATTCTGGTGGCAGTGGCGGCCGCCGTCCTCACTACTCTGGGCGCGGGGTTCGGGGAGGAAGGGCCGGCCATGGCGGGCTGGGCGGTATGCTACATGGTCATGGTGATCATCGGTGTCAACAGCTTCCGTATCGCGTCCGGGATCGGTCTCGGAGCAGTGGACCAGATGATGTCGTTCATGTATGCCATCATCCCTGCTCTGACTGGACTCGTGGCTGCTTCCGGCGGCGTGGGCACGGCAGCCATAGTCAGCCCGGCGATCATGGCGGCCACTGCGACCGTGGGGACCGTGGTGCAGAGCACCATAATCCCTCTGATACTCCTGTCCGCCGCCCTCGCCCTTGCGGGGAATGTTACGGGACGGGGCCACGTCTCGAAGCTCGCTGGGCTGCTTCGGTCGTGGGCCCTCCTTGTTCTGGGCCTTCTGGCGACAGTGTTCGTGGCGGTCACCGGCATGAGAGGAGGGCTCGCGTCCGTGTCGGATGCGGCGTCCGCCAAAGCCGTCAAGTTCCTCTCAGGAAGCTTCGTCCCAGTAGTCGGAAAGATATTCGGAGATGCCATAGACCTGGTGGCCACGTCCTCCCTGGTGCTCAAGGGGGTGATCGGCCTTTTCGGCCTGGTCACCTTGGGTGTGGTCTGCCTTTTCCCTGTGATCAAGATGGCCGTAATCATGTTCATGTTCAGGATCGGGGCGGCCCTGGTTCAGCCGCTGGGAGACTCTCGGATATCTGATTGCCTGTCAGAGATGGCAGACGCTCTCTCCGCCCTGTGCGTATCCGTGGCCACGGTCGGGTTGATGTTCTTCATATCCATAGCGCTCGTAGTCGGGTTGGGCGGAGTGGTGGTCATGGGGAGGTAG
- a CDS encoding stage III sporulation protein AF, giving the protein KKFVDMVMGLALLGAVLGPLASLGLGQMIEGPLREGSVWRGMGNARQDEPPGYAWDALEAPSLSARAVSLTSAAIREAARRCVVEVAGPEYESSEIRVSLSAAGDLERIHVALCPKGERSVGAAAVAHGIAWSLGVPRERVVVE; this is encoded by the coding sequence TGAAGAAGTTTGTCGACATGGTCATGGGGCTCGCACTCCTCGGCGCGGTCCTGGGCCCCCTGGCGAGCCTGGGATTGGGCCAGATGATTGAGGGCCCTCTCCGAGAGGGCTCAGTCTGGAGGGGGATGGGCAATGCCCGGCAGGACGAACCTCCCGGTTACGCCTGGGATGCCCTGGAGGCTCCGTCGCTTTCGGCGCGCGCAGTGTCTCTGACCTCCGCCGCAATTCGGGAGGCGGCAAGGCGATGCGTCGTGGAGGTGGCCGGCCCGGAGTACGAGTCCTCTGAGATCCGGGTCTCCCTCTCCGCTGCGGGCGATCTCGAGAGGATCCACGTGGCACTGTGCCCGAAGGGGGAGAGAAGCGTTGGCGCCGCAGCGGTCGCTCACGGGATCGCCTGGTCCCTGGGGGTGCCGAGGGAGCGGGTGGTTGTGGAATGA
- the spoIIIAD gene encoding stage III sporulation protein AD: MEILRVVGFALMGVLLLTLLRGTRSEMAVLLSIALGTALFLVIATRLEGFVSVLSDISAKAGISGVYINTVLRVMGVAYLAGFGAQVCRDAGEGALAAKVEMAGKVLILVMSMPLMFALLDVILRVLPS; this comes from the coding sequence TGTCCTCCTTCTGACCCTTCTCCGGGGAACACGCTCGGAGATGGCCGTTCTCCTGTCCATAGCCCTCGGGACCGCCCTGTTCCTTGTAATTGCCACGAGGCTGGAAGGGTTTGTTTCGGTGTTATCGGACATCTCCGCCAAGGCAGGGATAAGTGGAGTCTACATCAACACAGTCCTGAGAGTCATGGGTGTCGCCTACCTGGCAGGATTCGGTGCGCAAGTATGCCGGGACGCAGGTGAGGGCGCGTTGGCCGCCAAGGTTGAGATGGCTGGAAAAGTGCTGATACTCGTCATGTCGATGCCCCTTATGTTTGCCCTCCTGGACGTAATCCTGAGGGTGCTGCCGTCATGA